From the genome of Populus alba chromosome 10, ASM523922v2, whole genome shotgun sequence, one region includes:
- the LOC118046834 gene encoding transcription factor BIM2, with protein sequence MRGKGNQNQEEEEYEEDEFGSRKDGPSSNFTIDNTNSCKDGKHSDKANAIRSKHSVTEQKRRSKINERFQILRDLIPHSDQKRDTASFLLEVIEYVQYLQEKVQKYEGPYPGWSPEPAKLMPWRNSHWRLQSFVGHPQATKNGSGLGAAFPGKLDENNITLAPAMLPSTPNLIESDHVTCKVLEHQPELANALPMPAPARSDGLVAPPLEQPVSDAQSAECPITSEMLNQQELAIEAGTISISSVYSQELLNTLTQALQSASVDLSQANISVQIDLGKRANKGLASGTSTSKDPQDCNQVMTHLRDASEGEDSDQAQKRLKT encoded by the exons ATGAGAGGAAAAGGGAATCAAAATCAAGAGGAGGAAGAGTACGAGGAAGATGAATTTGGTTCCAGAAAAGATGGGCCATCTTCAAATTTTACAATAGACAACACTAATTCTTGTAAAG ATGGAAAGCATAGTGACAAGGCTAATGCAATAAGATCGAAACATTCTGTCACTGAGCAGAAAAGGAGGAGCAAGATAAACGAGAg ATTTCAGATATTGAGAGATCTCATTCCTCATAGTGATCAAAAGAGAGATACAGCATCATTTTTATTAGAG GTCATTGAATATGTCCAGTATTTACAGGAGAAGGTGCAAAAGTATGAGGGTCCATATCCCGGATGGAGCCCTGAGCCAGCAAAGTTGATGCCATGG AGAAACAGCCACTGGCGCCTTCAAAGTTTTGTTGGTCACCCTCAAGCTACTAAAAATGGTTCTGGTCTAGGGGCAGCATTTCCAGGGAAACTTGATGAGAATAACATTACTCTCGCCCCAGCCATGCTTCCAAGCACTCCAAATCTAATAGAATCTGACCATGTCACCTGCAAAGTGTTGGAGCATCAACCTGAGCTAGCAAACGCTCTTCCCATGCCTGCTCCTGCTCGAAGTGATGGACTAGTTGCACCTCCCCTTGAGCAACCAGTCTCTGATGCTCAATCAGCTGAGTGCCCCATCACCAGTGAAATGTTGAACCAGCAGGAGCTGGCAATCGAAGCAGGGACTATCAGTATCTCCAGTGTTTACTCTCAAGA GTTGCTGAATACCCTTACGCAAGCATTGCAGAGTGCCAGTGTAGATCTGTCACAGGCCAACATCTCAGTTCAGATTGATCTTGGAAAACGGGCAAATAAAGGGCTGGCCTCTGGAACATCAACATCTAAG GATCCCCAGGATTGCAATCAAGTGATGACCCACCTTAGGGATGCAAGTGAAGGAGAGGACTCGGATCAAGCTCAAAAACGGCTAAAGACATAA